In Geobacillus kaustophilus, a genomic segment contains:
- a CDS encoding cation diffusion facilitator family transporter → MHHHGHGHCGHHHGHHHGLGREENEKGLAAALVITVGIMVLEFVGGLVTNSLALLSDSGHMLSDAASLLLSLAAVWLASKPASSKRTYGFYRFEILAALVNGVTLVAIAAWIIWEAVGRFVNPPAVASRPMMAVAAVGLLANLVSAWVLMRKGDVKENVNVRSAYLHVLGDALGSVGAMAAGLVIWLFDWYAADPLISIAVAVLILKGAFAVVKQTVHILMEGTPAAIDHAEVKAALSGIDGVIEVHDLHIWTITSGLDSLSCHLLIEDGRDAQVILQRAIDLVETRFHIRHATIQIEMPHIRHGEMEV, encoded by the coding sequence ATGCATCATCATGGGCACGGCCATTGCGGCCATCATCACGGGCATCATCATGGCTTGGGCAGAGAGGAAAACGAAAAAGGGCTGGCGGCCGCTCTTGTCATTACAGTCGGGATTATGGTTCTTGAGTTTGTCGGCGGCCTTGTGACGAACAGCCTTGCTCTTCTTTCGGATTCAGGTCATATGCTGAGCGATGCCGCTTCGCTTCTGTTAAGCCTGGCGGCGGTGTGGCTGGCGTCAAAGCCCGCGTCGTCGAAGAGAACGTATGGATTTTATCGGTTCGAGATTTTAGCAGCGTTAGTGAACGGGGTCACGTTGGTGGCAATTGCTGCTTGGATTATTTGGGAAGCGGTCGGGAGGTTTGTGAATCCACCTGCCGTTGCAAGCAGGCCGATGATGGCGGTGGCCGCCGTTGGATTGTTGGCCAATCTCGTGAGCGCTTGGGTGTTGATGCGCAAAGGGGATGTCAAAGAGAACGTCAATGTCCGCAGCGCGTATTTGCACGTGCTCGGCGATGCGTTAGGCTCGGTCGGGGCGATGGCGGCAGGGCTTGTCATCTGGCTGTTCGATTGGTACGCGGCCGATCCGCTCATTTCCATCGCGGTGGCGGTGTTGATTTTAAAAGGAGCATTTGCCGTCGTCAAGCAGACCGTGCATATCTTAATGGAAGGAACGCCGGCGGCGATTGACCATGCGGAAGTGAAAGCGGCGCTCTCTGGCATTGATGGGGTGATCGAGGTCCATGATTTGCATATTTGGACGATCACTTCAGGACTTGATTCATTAAGCTGCCATCTGTTGATTGAAGACGGCCGCGATGCCCAGGTGATTTTGCAACGAGCGATTGATTTGGTG
- a CDS encoding ArsR/SmtB family transcription factor gives MEAEDHLSLDESVVKEVSKIFKALADPTRMKMLYLLSQEECHVGHIAEVLGMSQSAVSHQLALLRALRLVKYRREGKSLVYSCDDDHVISLLRQAIDHAQHP, from the coding sequence ATGGAGGCAGAAGATCATTTGTCTTTAGATGAAAGTGTAGTGAAGGAAGTGTCGAAAATCTTTAAAGCGTTGGCGGATCCGACGCGGATGAAGATGTTGTATTTGTTGTCGCAGGAAGAATGCCATGTAGGCCATATTGCGGAAGTGCTCGGCATGTCGCAGTCGGCCGTTTCCCATCAACTGGCGCTGCTTCGGGCGTTGCGGCTTGTCAAGTACCGCCGCGAAGGGAAGTCATTGGTGTATTCTTGCGATGATGACCATGTCATTTCACTGTTAAGGCAAGCGATTGATCACGCTCAACATCCATAA
- a CDS encoding YbjQ family protein, protein MIVTTTNTIEGKEIEEYLGIVAGEVILGANVVRDFLASITDIIGGRSGTYESKLAEGREMAIKEMVNKARSLGANAVIGVDLDFETLRDGMMMCIATGTAVRVRS, encoded by the coding sequence ATGATTGTCACGACCACGAATACGATTGAGGGAAAAGAAATTGAGGAGTATTTGGGCATCGTAGCGGGAGAGGTCATTTTGGGCGCCAATGTCGTCCGCGATTTTCTCGCCAGTATCACCGACATTATCGGCGGGCGGAGCGGAACGTATGAAAGCAAGCTGGCTGAAGGGCGGGAAATGGCGATCAAGGAGATGGTCAATAAGGCGAGAAGCCTTGGCGCCAACGCCGTCATCGGGGTGGATCTTGATTTTGAAACGCTGCGCGATGGCATGATGATGTGCATTGCGACGGGGACGGCGGTGCGTGTGAGATCGTAA